The DNA sequence GCGCGGTGCCGTCCGCGCCGAACACCATGATCTTGTCCTGGCGGCCCACCCACACCGCGCCCGTGTCCGGATCGACAGCGGTGAAGCCCTCCGCCCCCTCGGCGACGGGGAGTTCGACGGTCCTGGTCACCGTGAAGGAGTCGGTGTCGACGCGGTACAGGCGGTTGTTCGCGAGGTCGGCCGACCACACCGCCTCGCGGCGCGCGTCGACGGCGAACTGCCCGCCGCCCGCGAGGGTCACCGTCCGCGCGGCCGCGCCGGTGGCCGTGTCGACCTCCGCGAGGTCCGTGCCCTGGGCGACCAGCGTCGTACCGGCGGCGACGCCCGGTCCGACGTCCGTCACCTTGGCGCCCGGCAGCCAGACGCCCTTCGCCTCCGGGTCGCCGCCCCTGGCCGTGCCGAGGCCCTTGAGCGGGTAGTGGAAGACGACGCCGTCGCCGGGCAGCGGCCCCGCGATGCGGCGCACGGCCGCCTCGCGGGGCGCGCCCGTGGAGCCGGGCGCCTTGGCGGTGTGGCCGCGTACGGTGCCGTCGGCGCGGTCCAGGACGTACAGGCCCATCTCGTTGACGTCCGCTGTGCCCGCGTCGTCGTCGGAGCCGACGTAGAGCTTGCCGGACTCGGGGTGGACCAGGACGTCGAGGGGTCTGCCCGCCGTGGCGAAGTCGGCGGCGCGGTGGTAACCGAGCCCGCCCGCCGGGGAGTTCGCTCCGTCGGCGGCCGGCGCGAACCCCGCGAAGGGCACCGCGAGCGCGGCGAGGGTCGCCGCCGCCGCGGTCAGGGGAAGGTGGCGTCTCATGGCGGCGGCGGTCCCGCCTACTGGAAGGTGACCGGGATGTGTACGTCGTACTTGCGGTCGCCGGAGTCGAAGTGGTCGGCGCGCGTCACGATGGCGCACTCCACCGTCTCGCCGCAGACTTTGCCGCCGCCGAGGTCGGCCTTCACGTGGATCTTCACCGAGAAGCTGCCGTTCGCGCCGAAGCGGGAGCTGTTGGGCACGGTGCCGCCGCCGGTGTTGGACACCCAGTGCGAGGCGCCGGTGGTGCCGGACTGGTCCTGGCCGCCGAGGCACGGGGTCGGCTTGTTGGCGCCGGGCGCGCCGTCGACGGCGCACAGGCCGACGTAGACGCCCTGCCCGGTGTTGTAACCGGTGCCGGACACGGTGACGTTGGCGCCCCCGGCCGCCGCCGAGTTCGGTCCCGTCAGGGCGAGCTGGTATGTCTTGCCGCCGTCGGTGATCGTTCTTTTCGCGGTGACGTCGGCGGCGGACGCCGAACTCGCGAGGGCGACGGTGAGCGCGGCCGCCATGAGCGGGGCGGCGGGCAGGAGGGCACGGGTACGCGTACGCATGGGTGCGGGCACCTTTCTGGGCCGAGCGACACCCCGGAGGGCTCGCTAGTTAGGTAAGGCATACCTAAGCTTGCTCGCTCTCCGGTGTCAACGCCGCCCCCGCGCTCCCTCGTGCCCCAACTGCGCCGCGCCTTACGCCCGCTGGCCCGCCGTCACCCCGCGTCCTCCTCCAGGCCCCAGCTGTGGATGCGCCGCGGATGGATGCGGATCAGCTCCTCGCTCAGGTGCGGGCCCAGCTCGTGCGGCCCGGTGAGCAGCTCCGCGTCGCCGCGGACGTCCACGCCCCGCACCTTCCACGGCCGCTCGCTCACGATGTCGTCCACGACCAGCGCCACTTTCGGATTCGCCTGGAGGTTGCGCCACTTCTTGGTCGTGCCCATCGCGTAGCCGCCGATGAGGATCGTGCCGTCGTCCTGTGGGAAGAAGCCGACGGGGTTGGCCTGCGGCTGCCCGTTCGGGTCGACGGTGGCGAGCCTGCCCAGACGCCGGGACTTCAGATACGCGCGCTCGGCCGCGCTGAATTCGGTCATGGGGTGAGGCTGGCACGCGGACCTCGTGCGCGCACCGGTGCGCGGTCCCACGTCACGGGCGGCATAGGCGTCATGGGCCCGGGGCCCTCCGGAGGCGGCCGGGCGCTCATCCCCTGGCGAGCACCGCGCCCACCCACGCGCCCACGATCAGCAGACACGCGTACAGCTCCACGAACACGCTCCAGCCGCCCGCCCGCAGGGCCGACCGCACCGCCGTCACGGCCTCGCCGCGCCCACCGAGCCGCAGCCGCTCCGCCAGATACATCCCGCCCACGAACCCGGGCGCCGCGCCGAGCACCGGGAGGAGGCAGAACCCGAGCAGCGCCCCGGCCCCCGCGTACGCGGCCAGGCGGTGGCTCGCCCCCGACTCCCGAAGGCGCCGGGGCGGCAGCTGCCAGCGCACCGCCCGGGACAGCAGGAGCACCAGGGTCGCGCCCACCAGGACCCCCCAGGCCAGGCCGTGCGGGTCCTGGAGCGCCCACCACAGCACCCCGGCCCACACCAGCCACGAGCCGGGTACGCCGGGCACAAGGACTCCGCAGAGGCCGAGCAGCATCACCACCCCGACCAGTGCGAGTTCCCACGCTCCCATCTGCCCAGGGTGCAGGAGCGGGTGCGAAACCGCAGGTCGCGTTAGTCCCCGCGCCTCCGCGCCCGGGCCGGTCGGCTAGCCGCGGGCCGGTCGCGGGGCGCCCGCCTCGCGGGCCACCCAGCCCCGTTCGTACGCGTGCCAGCCCAGCTGGAGCCGGGTCGTCACGCCTGTCAGCTCCATCAGCCGCTTGACCCGGCGCTGCACCGTGCGCAGGCCGAGGTCGAGCTGTTTCGCCACGCTCGCGTCCGTCATCCCGGCGAGCAGCAGCGACAGGACCTCCAGGTCCGTGCCGTCGGGCCCGTCCGCGGCCTCGCGCACCGCGCCGCCCTCGCCGAGCCGCAGCGGCAGCGCGCCCCGCCACACCGCCTCGAACAGGCCCGTGAGGGACTCCAGGAGCCCGCTCGCGTGCACCACGAGCGCCGCGGGCTCCGCCGTCCGCGAGGTCAGCGGCACCATCGCGAGCGAGCCGTCCGCGATCACCAGCTTCGTCGGTACGCGGTCCACGACCCGCACCCGCTCCGCCCGGCCCATCGCCTCCGCTATCTCGGTCAGGCCCGTCGGCGCGGCCAGCACCGAGCGCTCCACCACCACGCGGTAGGCGACGCCCCGGCTCGCCGCCTGCTCCTCCGCGTCGTTCTCCATGCCGGTCACCGCGACCGGCCTGCCCGTCACCAGGGCGCACACCTCGCGGCTCGCG is a window from the Streptomyces spectabilis genome containing:
- a CDS encoding helix-turn-helix transcriptional regulator — protein: MLAAIGLDETHEAAYRALVSVGAADVPDLARRLTLAEPDTERALRRLERHGLAAQASGRAGRWVAAPPGVALGALLTQRRHELEQAELAATLLAEEFRGGAAEPTVHDLVEVVTGAAAVSQRFLQLQLGASREVCALVTGRPVAVTGMENDAEEQAASRGVAYRVVVERSVLAAPTGLTEIAEAMGRAERVRVVDRVPTKLVIADGSLAMVPLTSRTAEPAALVVHASGLLESLTGLFEAVWRGALPLRLGEGGAVREAADGPDGTDLEVLSLLLAGMTDASVAKQLDLGLRTVQRRVKRLMELTGVTTRLQLGWHAYERGWVAREAGAPRPARG
- a CDS encoding PPOX class F420-dependent oxidoreductase encodes the protein MTEFSAAERAYLKSRRLGRLATVDPNGQPQANPVGFFPQDDGTILIGGYAMGTTKKWRNLQANPKVALVVDDIVSERPWKVRGVDVRGDAELLTGPHELGPHLSEELIRIHPRRIHSWGLEEDAG
- a CDS encoding DUF456 domain-containing protein, with translation MGAWELALVGVVMLLGLCGVLVPGVPGSWLVWAGVLWWALQDPHGLAWGVLVGATLVLLLSRAVRWQLPPRRLRESGASHRLAAYAGAGALLGFCLLPVLGAAPGFVGGMYLAERLRLGGRGEAVTAVRSALRAGGWSVFVELYACLLIVGAWVGAVLARG